Proteins encoded in a region of the Perca fluviatilis chromosome 6, GENO_Pfluv_1.0, whole genome shotgun sequence genome:
- the LOC120561090 gene encoding type-2 ice-structuring protein-like: MDLESGNKVDDDDDDDDDDDVFLFYLHFVLAWPQVLTITCRRIYKHWIFSCSAPGRLKPHTDTEIDEEKIILKQVTIILNNSAMKMLTVCALLCAMVALTGAYPGILKATQNPIPTDTDTTTTTITTTPNLPVTEDPFGGWRPYCPDGWTMFNTRCLLYVPKNMTWAQAEQHCRYMTGNLASVINTEYSDQIQKVLQSAGQKSKQIWVGGYNTPERSWSWTDPYLFHGFHDWCIHSDVEPENPTVESKNHCLQITFEENASGCLDDMQCDAELPSVCSIIIM; encoded by the exons ATGGACCTTGAGTCTGGCAATaaagttgatgatgatgatgatgatgatgatgatgatgatgttt tccttttttatttgcatttcgtTCTGGCATGGCCTCAGGTCCTGACTATTACATGTAGGCGGATATATAAACACTGGATTTTCTCTTGTTCAGCACCAGGAAGGCTGAAGCCACACACTGACACTGAGATAGACGAAGAGAAGATCATTCTGAAACAG GTTACCATCATCCTTAACAACTCCGCCATGAAGATGCTGACTGTGTGTGCACTTCTGTGTGCAATGGTGGCTCTGACTGGAGCTT ATCCAGGCATTTTGAAGGCAACTCAAAATCCAATTCCAACAG acacagatacgACTACTACGACTATTACTACGACTCCAAATTTGCCTGTAACAG AGGACCCTTTTGGTGGCTGGAGGCCATATTGTCCTGACGGTTGGACAATGTTCAACACTCGTTGTCTCCTCTACGTTCCAAAGAATATGACTTGGGCTCAAGCTGAG CAACACTGCAGGTACATGACTGGAAATCTTGCATCTGTAATCAACACTGAGTACTCTGACCAGATTCAAAAGGTGTTGCAGAGTGCCGGTCAAAAGTCTAAACAGATATGGGTTGGAGGCTATAATACACCAGAG CGTTCTTGGTCCTGGACCGATCCTTATTTATTTCACGGATTTCATGACTGGTGTATCCACTCCGATGTGGAGCCCGAGAACCCCACTGTGGAGTCCAAGAACCACTGTCTACAAATAACCTTTGAAG AAAATGCGTCAGGATGCTTGGACGACATGCAGTGTGATGCTGAGCTcccctcagtctgcagcattatCATCATGTGA
- the LOC120560691 gene encoding protein-lysine 6-oxidase-like isoform X2, producing MKNGGQGTAVGSSQAELVLAVGLPDLVPDPYYIQIATYVQRMPMYNLRCAAEENCLASSSMSSHDYDTRVLLRFPQRVKNQGTADFLPSKPRYAWEWHSCHNHFHSMDEFSLYELLDSQTHSQVAEGHKASFCLEDTSCDPGYYRRFACTSHTQGLSPGCYDTYNADIDCQWIDITDISPGRYILKVTVNPRQQVPESNFNNNVVRCDVQYTGTAAHVSGCTMTS from the exons atgaaAAATGGAGGTCAGGGCACTGCGGTCGGGTCGAGCCAagcagagctggtactagcagtgg GTCTCCCTGATCTGGTTCCTGACCCATACTACATCCAGATCGCCACCTACGTCCAGAGAATGCCCATGTACAACCTCCGCTGTGCTGCTGAGGAGAACTGCCTCGCCTC ctcctccatGTCCTCCCACGATTATGACACCAGAGTTTTGTTGAGGTTTCCTCAGAGGGTGAAGAACCAGGGAACCGCTGACTTCCTGCCCAGTAAACCTCGATATGCCTGGGAGTGGCACAGCTGTCACAA tcACTTCCACAGCATGGACGAGTTCAGCCTGTACGAGCTGCTGGACTCCCAAACTCATAGCCAGGTAGCCGAGGGTCACAAGGCCAGCTTCTGTCTGGAGGACACTTCCTGTGACCCGGGATACTACCGCCGCTTCGCCtgcacctcacacacacag ggTTTGAGTCCAGGTTGTTATGACACCTACAATGCTGACATTGACTGTCAGTGGATCGACATCACTGACATCTCTCCTGGAAGATACATCCTCAAG GTGACAGTAAACCCCCGGCAGCAGGTTCCAGAGTCCAACTTCAACAACAACGTAGTTCGCTGTGACGTCCAGTACACCGGCACCGCCGCTCACGTGTCCGGATGCACCATGACGTCGTAA
- the LOC120560691 gene encoding protein-lysine 6-oxidase-like isoform X1, with amino-acid sequence MKELSPDALLLSFAHLCFLCSFLDAARAQEAAGDDDALRRGLTWQHNGQVFSILSRGSQYQPSGRRQPGSPRRGNPVVLLSSANDTVPAASRGSPRVPVTSGTAQLRAMMRQQPRPQQHGDSAPVRREDMMVGDDPYNPYKASNYYPYYNYYNSYYRPGPRAQPRHGYGTSYHQNGLPDLVPDPYYIQIATYVQRMPMYNLRCAAEENCLASSSMSSHDYDTRVLLRFPQRVKNQGTADFLPSKPRYAWEWHSCHNHFHSMDEFSLYELLDSQTHSQVAEGHKASFCLEDTSCDPGYYRRFACTSHTQGLSPGCYDTYNADIDCQWIDITDISPGRYILKVTVNPRQQVPESNFNNNVVRCDVQYTGTAAHVSGCTMTS; translated from the exons ATGAAGGAACTCTCCCCTGACGCCTTGCTGCTGTCTTTTGCGCATTTATGTTTCCTCTGTAGTTTTCTGGACGCGGCTCGCGCTCAGGAGGCTGCAGGTGATGACGATGCGCTTCGGCGGGGGTTGACATGGCAACACAACGGGCAGGTTTTTAGCATCCTGAGCCGCGGCTCTCAGTACCAGCCGTCCGGTAGGAGGCAACCCGGGTCGCCCCGCCGCGGTAACCCTGTGGTCCTCCTCAGCAGCGCTAACGACACGGTCCCCGCCGCTTCCCGGGGCTCCCCGCGGGTCCCCGTCACCAGCGGCACTGCGCAATTACGCGCGATGATGCGTCAACAGCCGCGGCCTCAGCAGCACGGAGACTCTGCCCCGGTCAGACGGGAGGACATGATGGTCGGAGATGATCCATACAACCCATACAAGGCTTCTAACTATTACCCCTATTATAACTACTACAACTCGTACTACAGACCCGGACCCAGGGCTCAGCCCCGGCACGGATACGGAACCAGCTACCACCAGAACG GTCTCCCTGATCTGGTTCCTGACCCATACTACATCCAGATCGCCACCTACGTCCAGAGAATGCCCATGTACAACCTCCGCTGTGCTGCTGAGGAGAACTGCCTCGCCTC ctcctccatGTCCTCCCACGATTATGACACCAGAGTTTTGTTGAGGTTTCCTCAGAGGGTGAAGAACCAGGGAACCGCTGACTTCCTGCCCAGTAAACCTCGATATGCCTGGGAGTGGCACAGCTGTCACAA tcACTTCCACAGCATGGACGAGTTCAGCCTGTACGAGCTGCTGGACTCCCAAACTCATAGCCAGGTAGCCGAGGGTCACAAGGCCAGCTTCTGTCTGGAGGACACTTCCTGTGACCCGGGATACTACCGCCGCTTCGCCtgcacctcacacacacag ggTTTGAGTCCAGGTTGTTATGACACCTACAATGCTGACATTGACTGTCAGTGGATCGACATCACTGACATCTCTCCTGGAAGATACATCCTCAAG GTGACAGTAAACCCCCGGCAGCAGGTTCCAGAGTCCAACTTCAACAACAACGTAGTTCGCTGTGACGTCCAGTACACCGGCACCGCCGCTCACGTGTCCGGATGCACCATGACGTCGTAA
- the LOC120560691 gene encoding protein-lysine 6-oxidase-like isoform X3, whose translation MLMLSLPDLVPDPYYIQIATYVQRMPMYNLRCAAEENCLASSSMSSHDYDTRVLLRFPQRVKNQGTADFLPSKPRYAWEWHSCHNHFHSMDEFSLYELLDSQTHSQVAEGHKASFCLEDTSCDPGYYRRFACTSHTQGLSPGCYDTYNADIDCQWIDITDISPGRYILKVTVNPRQQVPESNFNNNVVRCDVQYTGTAAHVSGCTMTS comes from the exons ATGCTAATGCTTA GTCTCCCTGATCTGGTTCCTGACCCATACTACATCCAGATCGCCACCTACGTCCAGAGAATGCCCATGTACAACCTCCGCTGTGCTGCTGAGGAGAACTGCCTCGCCTC ctcctccatGTCCTCCCACGATTATGACACCAGAGTTTTGTTGAGGTTTCCTCAGAGGGTGAAGAACCAGGGAACCGCTGACTTCCTGCCCAGTAAACCTCGATATGCCTGGGAGTGGCACAGCTGTCACAA tcACTTCCACAGCATGGACGAGTTCAGCCTGTACGAGCTGCTGGACTCCCAAACTCATAGCCAGGTAGCCGAGGGTCACAAGGCCAGCTTCTGTCTGGAGGACACTTCCTGTGACCCGGGATACTACCGCCGCTTCGCCtgcacctcacacacacag ggTTTGAGTCCAGGTTGTTATGACACCTACAATGCTGACATTGACTGTCAGTGGATCGACATCACTGACATCTCTCCTGGAAGATACATCCTCAAG GTGACAGTAAACCCCCGGCAGCAGGTTCCAGAGTCCAACTTCAACAACAACGTAGTTCGCTGTGACGTCCAGTACACCGGCACCGCCGCTCACGTGTCCGGATGCACCATGACGTCGTAA